The following are encoded in a window of Pongo abelii isolate AG06213 chromosome 14, NHGRI_mPonAbe1-v2.0_pri, whole genome shotgun sequence genomic DNA:
- the LOC112128563 gene encoding LOW QUALITY PROTEIN: guanine nucleotide-binding protein G(I)/G(S)/G(O) subunit gamma-5-like (The sequence of the model RefSeq protein was modified relative to this genomic sequence to represent the inferred CDS: deleted 2 bases in 1 codon; substituted 1 base at 1 genomic stop codon), with protein sequence MSGSSSVTTFLXKKVVQQLWLEPRLNSVNISQAAADLEQFCLQNVQQDRPLLTGVSSSMNPFRPQKVCSFS encoded by the exons ATGTCTGGTTCCTCCAGTGTAACCACTTTC CTATGAAAAAAAGTGGTTCAACAGCTCTGGCTGGAGCCAAGGCTTAACAGTGTAAACATTTCCCAGGCAGCTGCAGACTTGGAACAATTCTGTCTGCAGAATGTTCAACAAGACAGACCTCTGCTGACTGGAGTATCTTCAAGTATGAATCCCTTCAGACCCCAGAAGGTCTGTTCCTTTTCGTAG